The following coding sequences are from one Paenibacillus stellifer window:
- a CDS encoding glycoside hydrolase family 25 protein, with the protein MQARNSNNAQGIDISHHNGVVDWMKVKGDGIRFAFLKASEGSTYKDSTFPGHVKAARAAGVLVGPYHFVNAASEAAAKVEAANFYAAIQSAGGIAVMDLPPVMDYEDNKSGLSKAQISAVAAAFLAEIERLTGIRPIVYTGNSFAANFTEAIGKYPLWVARYSTQPPTDVAAWSRWDFWQYSDGQSGGYRPAGGRAVAGVSGLPDLNEYAGTVEELKAKFSKSKGDVGSVAERDIEQVSKWAETAWKEMQDNGYFDGTRPGAGITREEAAMVFSRMRTNFLTLIAGNKETIAALEKRMTAIEKEVK; encoded by the coding sequence ATGCAAGCAAGGAACAGTAATAATGCGCAAGGCATCGACATTTCGCATCATAACGGCGTAGTGGATTGGATGAAGGTCAAGGGAGATGGGATCCGTTTTGCTTTTCTCAAAGCGAGCGAGGGATCAACCTACAAGGACAGCACTTTTCCGGGCCACGTCAAGGCAGCCCGGGCGGCCGGAGTTCTGGTTGGTCCTTACCATTTCGTAAATGCGGCGAGCGAGGCGGCAGCGAAGGTGGAGGCAGCTAATTTCTATGCGGCCATCCAGTCGGCCGGTGGCATCGCTGTTATGGACCTGCCGCCGGTCATGGATTACGAGGACAATAAGAGCGGGCTGAGCAAGGCGCAAATCAGCGCCGTTGCCGCTGCCTTCCTGGCGGAAATCGAGCGTTTGACCGGCATCCGGCCGATTGTATACACCGGGAATTCATTCGCGGCTAATTTCACGGAGGCTATCGGCAAGTACCCGCTATGGGTTGCCCGGTACAGTACACAGCCGCCGACGGATGTTGCGGCGTGGTCCCGCTGGGATTTTTGGCAGTACAGCGACGGTCAATCCGGAGGTTATCGCCCGGCGGGCGGGCGCGCAGTGGCAGGCGTGTCGGGGCTGCCGGATCTTAATGAATATGCCGGAACGGTTGAAGAGCTGAAGGCCAAATTTTCCAAATCAAAAGGGGATGTGGGCAGCGTGGCAGAACGGGATATTGAACAAGTAAGCAAGTGGGCGGAGACAGCTTGGAAAGAAATGCAGGACAACGGTTATTTTGACGGCACGCGGCCGGGAGCGGGGATTACCCGTGAAGAGGCAGCCATGGTCTTCAGCCGGATGCGAACAAACTTCCTGACCCTAATCGCCGGGAATAAGGAGACTATTGCTGCGCTTGAGAAGCGAATGACTGCCATCGAGAAAGAGGTTAAATAA
- a CDS encoding PRC-barrel domain-containing protein, whose protein sequence is MRIQEFIGLNVIGVEEGKDVGKIVDCIVDSTWKITGIELESKSFFSSHVKVVAWEDIVAYGEDAVMIQNEESIRKVDADSIPHTFLEGKNRLKDLEVVTEAGTILGKVSDVYFDQKMGNTIIAFEISDGLVTDLMEGRRWLPCVPEMSARTDNLLVPALSEEKLEKNINIVNG, encoded by the coding sequence ATGAGAATCCAGGAGTTTATCGGACTGAATGTGATTGGAGTCGAGGAAGGCAAGGATGTAGGCAAGATCGTCGATTGCATTGTCGATTCAACATGGAAAATTACGGGTATTGAACTGGAAAGCAAATCTTTCTTCAGCAGTCATGTGAAAGTTGTGGCATGGGAAGACATTGTCGCATACGGCGAGGATGCCGTGATGATACAGAATGAGGAGTCTATTCGCAAGGTGGACGCAGACAGCATACCCCATACCTTTCTTGAGGGGAAGAACAGACTGAAGGATCTTGAGGTCGTGACGGAAGCCGGAACGATACTCGGTAAGGTGTCGGATGTTTATTTTGACCAAAAGATGGGAAACACAATAATAGCCTTCGAAATTAGCGACGGGCTGGTAACTGACTTGATGGAAGGCCGAAGATGGCTGCCTTGTGTGCCGGAAATGTCCGCAAGAACGGACAATCTGCTGGTTCCCGCATTAAGTGAAGAAAAACTGGAAAAGAATATTAATATCGTTAACGGATAG
- the mnmA gene encoding tRNA 2-thiouridine(34) synthase MnmA yields the protein MAKAIQDTRVIVGMSGGVDSSVTALLLKQQGYDVIGIFMKNWDDTDEFGVCTAETDAEDVRRVCEQIDIPYYTVNFEKEYYDKVFTYFLDEYKAGRTPNPDVMCNREIKFGEFLNKALQLGADYVATGHYARVVEENGQYKLLRGVDGNKDQTYFLNALNQEQLSKAMFPIGHLPKPEVRRIAEEAGLYTAKKKDSTGVCFIGERNFREFLSQYLPAKSGNMVDIATGEVKGRHDGLMYYTLGQRQGLGIGGSGTGEPWFVAEKDLEKNILYVVQGDKHHSLYSTGLVASGVNWISGDMPSGDAVRCTAKFRYRQPDQGVTLTKREDGLFHVAFDVPQKAITPGQAVVFYDGEICLGGGIIEYAKKVVPQHQ from the coding sequence ATGGCAAAAGCAATACAAGACACCCGTGTTATCGTGGGCATGTCGGGGGGCGTAGACTCCTCGGTTACCGCGCTCCTGCTGAAGCAGCAGGGCTATGACGTGATCGGGATTTTTATGAAAAATTGGGATGACACTGACGAGTTCGGTGTGTGCACGGCAGAAACCGACGCCGAGGATGTCCGCCGCGTATGCGAGCAGATCGATATCCCTTACTATACCGTAAATTTTGAGAAAGAATACTATGACAAGGTGTTTACTTACTTTCTCGATGAATACAAAGCGGGACGCACGCCGAATCCCGACGTTATGTGCAACCGGGAGATCAAGTTCGGCGAATTTCTGAACAAGGCGCTGCAGCTTGGCGCCGATTATGTCGCAACCGGCCACTATGCGCGCGTTGTGGAAGAGAACGGACAGTACAAGCTGCTTCGCGGTGTGGATGGCAACAAGGACCAAACCTATTTCCTGAATGCGCTGAATCAGGAGCAGTTGTCCAAGGCCATGTTCCCGATCGGCCACCTGCCGAAGCCGGAGGTCCGCCGGATCGCTGAAGAAGCGGGTCTGTACACAGCTAAGAAAAAGGACAGCACGGGTGTCTGCTTCATCGGAGAGCGCAACTTCCGCGAGTTCCTGAGCCAGTATCTTCCCGCCAAATCCGGGAATATGGTGGACATCGCGACAGGCGAAGTCAAAGGCCGTCATGACGGCCTGATGTACTACACGCTCGGTCAGCGCCAGGGCCTCGGCATCGGCGGCTCCGGTACGGGCGAACCGTGGTTCGTCGCCGAGAAGGATCTGGAGAAGAACATCCTGTACGTCGTCCAGGGCGACAAGCACCACAGCCTGTATTCAACCGGCCTGGTCGCCTCTGGCGTGAACTGGATCAGCGGCGATATGCCTTCGGGCGATGCCGTCCGCTGCACTGCCAAGTTCCGCTACCGCCAGCCGGACCAGGGCGTCACGCTGACAAAGCGTGAGGATGGCCTGTTCCATGTCGCTTTCGACGTGCCGCAGAAAGCCATTACGCCCGGACAGGCCGTCGTATTTTATGACGGTGAAATCTGCCTGGGCGGCGGCATTATCGAATACGCCAAGAAGGTTGTGCCGCAGCATCAGTAA
- a CDS encoding AI-2E family transporter translates to MEQWYGNKTFRWMVGVLLGLIILYFIWQLRPMLMNIFTFLKAVLAPLLAAMIISYVLNPVVSLLARRKMPRGAAVLLIYAVFLTALAVIAINLIPMLIEQLEELNEHLPEITLRAQGLMHSMDTRLIPQGVETGMNNWFFQWESRLAKGISNFLDHIGTTIGVVFDAFIIPFLVFYILKDFDVFERMVISCLPRSRRKSIVKMLRDIDIALGNYIRGQFIVGVMIGILAYIGYALIGIPYALLFACFVAIFDIVPYLGPFLGAAPALVMASTVSIRLVLLVIVVNTLCQMLESNVISPQVVGRTLHLHPLLIIFALLVGGELAGIIGLILAVPVFAAGKVVLQHIVAYYVRRKPA, encoded by the coding sequence GTGGAACAATGGTACGGCAACAAAACGTTTCGGTGGATGGTCGGCGTGCTGCTCGGTCTGATCATCCTGTATTTTATTTGGCAGCTTCGTCCGATGCTGATGAATATTTTTACTTTTCTCAAAGCGGTGCTGGCTCCGTTACTGGCCGCCATGATCATCTCATATGTGCTGAACCCCGTCGTCAGTCTACTGGCCCGGCGAAAAATGCCGAGGGGTGCAGCCGTGCTGCTCATTTACGCGGTCTTTCTGACGGCGCTTGCCGTCATTGCCATCAACCTCATCCCGATGCTGATCGAACAGCTGGAGGAACTGAACGAGCATCTGCCGGAAATTACGCTGCGTGCCCAAGGGCTCATGCACAGCATGGATACCCGGCTGATTCCGCAGGGCGTGGAGACCGGGATGAACAACTGGTTCTTTCAATGGGAGAGCCGTCTGGCGAAGGGGATTTCGAATTTCCTGGATCATATCGGAACGACGATCGGCGTGGTGTTCGACGCCTTTATCATACCGTTCCTGGTGTTCTATATCCTGAAGGATTTTGATGTCTTCGAGCGAATGGTCATTTCCTGCCTGCCTCGCTCCCGCCGGAAATCAATCGTGAAGATGCTGAGAGACATCGATATCGCGCTCGGCAATTACATTCGTGGCCAGTTCATCGTCGGCGTTATGATCGGCATTCTCGCCTATATCGGGTATGCGCTGATCGGCATCCCTTATGCGCTGCTGTTCGCCTGCTTTGTCGCGATATTTGATATCGTGCCGTATCTCGGTCCTTTCCTCGGAGCCGCTCCGGCTCTCGTCATGGCTTCGACGGTTTCGATCCGGCTCGTTCTCCTCGTGATTGTCGTCAATACACTCTGCCAGATGCTGGAGAGCAATGTGATTTCTCCGCAGGTTGTCGGCCGTACGCTGCACTTGCATCCGCTGCTGATTATATTCGCGCTGCTGGTCGGAGGCGAGCTGGCCGGGATTATCGGCCTCATTCTGGCGGTTCCCGTTTTTGCCGCTGGAAAAGTGGTGCTTCAGCATATCGTGGCGTACTATGTCCGGCGGAAGCCGGCTTAA
- the leuS gene encoding leucine--tRNA ligase, with the protein MSDIKENQAPQGYRAQTLEPKWQRYWEENHTFKTGEEKGKPKFYALDMFPYPSGAGLHVGHPEGYTATDIVSRYKRMRGYNVLHPMGWDAFGLPAEQHALDTGQHPRDITVKNIDNFRRQIKSLGFSYDWDREISTTDPGYYKWTQWIFIQLYKRGLAYVAEVPVNWCPALGTVLANEEVIDGKSERGGHPVIRRPMRQWILRITEYAERLLEDLEELDWSESIKDMQRNWIGKSKGAEVVFAIDGHDSSLTVFTTRPDTLFGASYCVLAPEHELVSAITTDAQRAEVEAYKERAARKSDLERTDLAKEKTGVFTGAYAVNPVSGARLPIWIADYVLAGYGTGAIMAVPGHDTRDWEFAKQFSLPIIEVVQGGNVEEEAYTGDGPHVNSDFLNGLENAPAISAMISWLEEKGFGKGKVTYRLRDWLFSRQRYWGEPIPILHLEDGTMKTVPEDQLPLMLPDVDAIKPSGTGESPLANVTDWVETVDPETGMKARRETNTMPQWAGSCWYYLRYIDPHNDKELCSPEKQKEWLPVDLYIGGAEHAVLHLLYARFWHKVLYDLGVVDTKEPFYKLVNQGMILGTNNEKMSKSRGNVINPDEIVSEFGADTLRVYEMFMGPLEATKPWSANGVEGIHRFLSRVWRLFATEDGSLSAKITANGGTEEFKRTWHKTIKKVTDDFENLRFNTAISQLMIFINDAYKQETLPTEAMENFVQMLSPLAPHLAEELWQLLGHEGTISYVAWPSYDEAMTVDAEVEIVVQVNGKIVERTKIAQDMSQDDMQTHALGLPSVSAAIEGKTIRKVIAVPGKLVNIVAG; encoded by the coding sequence ATGAGCGACATTAAGGAGAATCAGGCACCGCAGGGCTACCGCGCCCAGACGCTGGAGCCGAAATGGCAGCGGTATTGGGAAGAGAATCATACGTTCAAGACCGGGGAAGAAAAGGGGAAACCGAAGTTCTATGCGCTGGATATGTTCCCATATCCTTCGGGAGCCGGTCTGCATGTCGGACACCCTGAAGGCTATACAGCTACAGATATCGTATCCCGCTACAAACGCATGCGCGGCTACAATGTGCTGCATCCGATGGGCTGGGACGCTTTCGGCCTGCCGGCCGAGCAGCACGCGCTCGATACAGGACAGCATCCGCGTGACATTACAGTTAAGAATATCGACAATTTCCGCCGCCAGATCAAATCGCTGGGCTTCTCGTATGACTGGGACCGCGAGATCAGCACGACGGACCCGGGCTATTACAAATGGACACAGTGGATCTTCATCCAGCTGTACAAACGCGGGCTTGCCTATGTAGCCGAGGTTCCGGTGAATTGGTGTCCGGCGCTCGGCACGGTGCTGGCGAATGAAGAAGTCATCGATGGCAAAAGTGAACGCGGCGGCCATCCCGTCATCCGCCGGCCGATGCGCCAGTGGATTCTGCGCATTACCGAATACGCGGAGCGCCTGCTGGAGGATCTGGAGGAGCTCGACTGGTCCGAGAGCATCAAGGATATGCAGCGCAACTGGATCGGCAAGTCGAAGGGGGCCGAGGTGGTCTTCGCCATCGACGGACATGACAGCAGCCTGACGGTGTTCACGACCCGTCCGGATACCCTGTTCGGCGCAAGCTACTGCGTGCTCGCTCCTGAGCATGAGCTGGTATCGGCGATTACGACGGACGCCCAGCGCGCCGAAGTTGAAGCATACAAGGAGCGGGCTGCTCGCAAGAGCGATCTGGAGCGCACCGACCTGGCGAAGGAGAAGACAGGCGTATTCACAGGCGCCTATGCGGTTAACCCGGTTAGCGGAGCGCGGCTGCCGATCTGGATCGCCGATTATGTCCTGGCCGGCTACGGAACGGGAGCGATCATGGCTGTTCCGGGCCACGATACCCGTGACTGGGAGTTCGCGAAGCAGTTCAGCCTGCCGATCATCGAGGTTGTCCAGGGCGGCAATGTAGAAGAAGAAGCCTATACGGGCGACGGTCCTCACGTGAATTCCGACTTCCTGAACGGCCTGGAGAATGCACCGGCCATCTCGGCGATGATTTCGTGGCTGGAGGAGAAGGGCTTCGGCAAGGGCAAGGTGACCTACCGGCTGCGCGACTGGCTCTTCAGCCGCCAGCGGTATTGGGGCGAGCCGATCCCGATCCTGCATCTGGAGGACGGCACGATGAAGACTGTGCCGGAGGATCAGCTGCCGCTGATGCTGCCGGATGTCGATGCCATCAAGCCGTCGGGCACAGGCGAGAGCCCGCTGGCGAACGTGACGGACTGGGTCGAGACGGTCGATCCGGAGACCGGCATGAAGGCGCGGCGCGAGACGAACACGATGCCGCAATGGGCCGGCAGCTGCTGGTACTATCTGCGCTACATCGATCCGCACAACGACAAGGAGCTGTGCTCCCCGGAGAAGCAGAAGGAATGGCTGCCGGTCGATCTCTACATCGGCGGCGCCGAGCATGCGGTGCTTCATCTGCTGTATGCCCGCTTCTGGCATAAGGTGCTCTACGATCTCGGCGTTGTCGATACGAAGGAACCGTTCTACAAGCTGGTCAACCAGGGCATGATTCTTGGCACGAACAATGAGAAGATGAGCAAATCCCGCGGCAATGTCATCAATCCGGATGAAATTGTCTCCGAATTCGGAGCCGATACGCTCCGCGTCTACGAAATGTTCATGGGTCCGCTGGAAGCGACCAAGCCTTGGAGCGCGAACGGCGTGGAAGGCATTCACCGCTTCCTGTCCCGCGTATGGCGTCTCTTCGCCACCGAGGACGGCTCCTTAAGCGCGAAGATCACGGCGAACGGCGGCACGGAGGAGTTCAAGCGCACCTGGCACAAGACGATCAAGAAGGTGACGGACGACTTCGAGAACCTGCGCTTCAACACGGCGATCAGCCAGCTGATGATCTTCATCAACGACGCCTACAAGCAGGAGACGCTGCCTACCGAGGCGATGGAGAACTTCGTGCAGATGCTGTCGCCGCTCGCGCCGCACCTCGCCGAAGAACTGTGGCAGCTGCTCGGCCATGAAGGCACGATCTCCTATGTGGCCTGGCCTTCGTACGATGAGGCTATGACCGTAGATGCCGAAGTCGAAATCGTCGTTCAGGTGAACGGCAAAATCGTCGAGCGCACCAAGATCGCGCAGGACATGAGCCAGGATGACATGCAGACTCATGCGCTGGGACTTCCGAGCGTGAGCGCGGCCATTGAGGGCAAAACAATCCGCAAAGTTATTGCGGTTCCAGGCAAGCTGGTCAATATTGTAGCGGGTTAG
- a CDS encoding cysteine desulfurase family protein, with the protein MRPIYLDHAASTPVHPEVAAVMLSIMTEQYGNASSVHAFGRAAKKTLNGARDSIAASLGCAPDEWIFTGGGTESDNLALFGAVSGREGGHIITTAIEHHAVLHACEQLEKEGFQITYVPVDGTGRVSPEDIASAIRDNTVLISVMMANNEVGTIQPIREIGAVARERGVLFHVDAVQALGSIPIKLSELPVDYMSFTAHKINGPQGIGGLYIRRGAPLHPRLFGGLQERGRRAGTESLAGAAGFAKAVELAVRGLEGRHAEALKLRSTLLDGLDAGIGKDAYHLNGNSGHGLTHIVNISFPGVQTDVMLMNLDMEGIAASSGSACTSGSLEISHVLKAMALPDKYLDSAIRFSSGLGNTTEEMELVSRKIETIMKRLRTKD; encoded by the coding sequence ATGAGACCGATCTATTTGGACCACGCCGCCTCGACGCCGGTGCATCCGGAGGTGGCCGCGGTCATGCTGAGCATTATGACGGAGCAGTACGGCAACGCTTCGAGCGTCCATGCGTTCGGACGGGCCGCCAAGAAGACCTTGAACGGGGCGCGCGATTCCATCGCCGCCTCTTTGGGCTGTGCGCCCGATGAGTGGATTTTTACCGGGGGAGGGACGGAGAGCGACAATCTGGCACTGTTCGGCGCTGTCTCGGGACGTGAAGGAGGCCATATCATTACGACGGCTATCGAGCACCATGCCGTGCTTCATGCCTGCGAACAGCTTGAGAAGGAAGGCTTCCAGATTACCTATGTGCCTGTGGACGGGACAGGCCGGGTGTCGCCAGAGGACATTGCTTCGGCTATACGGGACAATACCGTATTGATCAGCGTAATGATGGCTAATAATGAAGTAGGGACAATTCAGCCAATCCGTGAAATCGGGGCGGTCGCTAGAGAGCGCGGAGTACTCTTTCACGTGGATGCTGTACAGGCGCTCGGCTCGATTCCGATCAAGCTGTCAGAGCTGCCGGTGGACTATATGAGCTTCACCGCGCATAAAATCAACGGTCCCCAAGGCATTGGCGGCCTGTACATCCGCCGCGGCGCTCCGCTGCATCCCCGGCTGTTCGGAGGTCTGCAGGAACGAGGCCGCCGGGCCGGAACGGAAAGTCTGGCAGGCGCGGCCGGCTTCGCGAAGGCTGTGGAGCTTGCGGTCCGCGGACTGGAGGGACGGCATGCGGAGGCTTTGAAGCTGCGTTCCACCTTGCTGGACGGACTGGACGCGGGAATCGGGAAGGACGCGTACCATCTGAACGGAAATTCCGGGCACGGACTGACGCATATCGTGAACATCAGCTTCCCGGGAGTACAAACGGACGTCATGCTGATGAATCTCGATATGGAGGGAATCGCGGCTTCCAGCGGCTCGGCATGCACCTCGGGATCGCTTGAAATCTCCCATGTGCTGAAGGCGATGGCGCTTCCGGATAAATATTTGGATTCTGCGATTCGATTCAGCAGCGGTTTGGGTAATACTACTGAAGAAATGGAACTTGTTTCCCGAAAAATTGAAACCATCATGAAACGGCTGCGTACTAAAGACTAG
- a CDS encoding glycosyl hydrolase, which translates to MENRTAERLLEAASRLISDAQWQANYLELITSPANPGVSDAARVLLNRLYDLQKKGLLTGQHEYLEAPYTYAESLKQKTGIYPSIKGVEFGGITGQTPEQLAAQRQNVVNACLDWHKNGGAITATYHAAYPGASQTWNMVQRSTTEDEFAQIITPGTALNTSLLADIDSVAQYLKQLRDEGVPVLWRPYHEMNGGWFWWGQKTRYAELWEIMYDRYVIVHGLDNLLWVWSPNANNPATDAAAYYVGHDRADVLGKDIYGGDYKLDHYFELQQIGQGKLMAITECDILPDMTRMRTRQPLYAWFMDWGKLLAQKNTDAAIRKVYTDPYAVSRGQDANPEVAQLNAADTSTGDGLIGQYYLDRNFGTLKLTKVVPKVDYDWKKSTPTGKWEMSVRWRGYLRPPFAETYTLYTNASDGVRLWVDGKLLIDDWTVHGTAERTAVITLEQGNYYTLCLDYFNGGDPANATVRLSWSSPSVPKDVIPTAYLYSN; encoded by the coding sequence GTGGAAAACAGAACAGCTGAACGTCTGCTGGAAGCCGCGTCCCGGTTGATTTCGGATGCGCAGTGGCAGGCGAACTATCTTGAACTCATCACGTCACCCGCGAATCCTGGCGTATCAGACGCCGCACGCGTGCTGCTGAACCGGTTGTACGATCTGCAGAAGAAAGGGCTGCTGACCGGCCAGCATGAATATTTAGAGGCTCCGTACACGTACGCGGAGAGTCTCAAGCAGAAGACCGGCATCTATCCTTCGATCAAAGGTGTCGAATTCGGCGGGATTACGGGGCAGACGCCGGAGCAGCTGGCGGCCCAGCGGCAGAATGTGGTCAATGCCTGTCTGGATTGGCACAAAAATGGAGGCGCTATCACGGCTACCTACCATGCGGCTTATCCCGGTGCATCCCAGACATGGAACATGGTCCAGCGTTCGACGACGGAGGATGAATTCGCCCAGATTATTACGCCTGGAACAGCGCTTAACACATCTCTGCTTGCTGATATCGACTCGGTGGCTCAGTACCTCAAGCAATTGCGGGACGAAGGTGTGCCGGTGCTGTGGCGGCCGTATCATGAAATGAACGGCGGCTGGTTCTGGTGGGGGCAGAAGACACGCTACGCGGAGCTCTGGGAGATCATGTATGACCGGTACGTGATTGTTCACGGCCTGGATAATTTGCTCTGGGTGTGGAGCCCGAATGCGAACAACCCGGCCACAGATGCCGCGGCTTATTACGTCGGTCATGACCGTGCGGACGTACTTGGCAAAGATATTTACGGCGGCGATTATAAGCTGGATCATTATTTCGAGCTGCAGCAGATCGGACAAGGCAAGCTGATGGCCATTACGGAGTGCGATATTTTGCCGGATATGACCCGGATGCGGACCCGTCAGCCGCTCTACGCCTGGTTCATGGACTGGGGCAAGCTGCTCGCACAGAAGAATACGGATGCTGCAATCCGCAAGGTTTATACCGATCCGTACGCTGTGAGCCGGGGACAGGATGCCAATCCCGAGGTGGCCCAGTTGAACGCGGCGGACACTTCCACCGGAGACGGTCTTATCGGCCAATATTATCTGGACCGGAATTTCGGCACGCTGAAGCTGACCAAGGTTGTCCCGAAGGTCGATTACGACTGGAAAAAGAGCACGCCTACCGGAAAATGGGAAATGTCCGTCCGCTGGAGAGGGTATCTTCGTCCGCCGTTTGCCGAAACATATACGCTGTATACAAATGCTTCGGACGGCGTTCGGTTATGGGTGGACGGCAAGCTGCTGATCGATGACTGGACAGTACACGGCACGGCGGAGCGAACAGCCGTCATTACGCTTGAACAAGGCAATTATTACACGCTCTGCCTGGACTACTTCAATGGAGGAGATCCAGCCAACGCGACTGTCCGCCTCTCCTGGTCCAGTCCCAGTGTGCCGAAAGATGTGATTCCAACGGCGTATTTGTACTCGAATTGA
- the cymR gene encoding cysteine metabolism transcriptional regulator CymR, whose amino-acid sequence MKISTKGRYGLTIMMELAARFGEGPTSLKSIAEKNGLSEHYLEQLIAPLRNAGLVKSIRGAYGGYVLSREADSITAGDIIRVLEGPISPVDFTEEDDPAKRDLWLRIRDSIADVLDSTTLSNLITFKEETHTDNYMFYI is encoded by the coding sequence TTGAAAATATCGACAAAAGGCCGATATGGATTAACTATTATGATGGAGCTTGCCGCCAGATTCGGCGAAGGTCCGACATCGTTGAAGAGCATCGCCGAGAAGAACGGCTTGTCCGAGCATTACCTGGAGCAGCTTATTGCTCCGCTTCGCAATGCCGGCCTGGTCAAGAGCATCCGGGGCGCTTATGGCGGTTATGTACTTTCCCGCGAAGCCGACAGCATCACAGCCGGAGATATTATCCGCGTGCTGGAAGGTCCGATTTCTCCGGTGGATTTCACCGAGGAAGATGACCCGGCCAAGCGTGACCTGTGGCTGCGCATCCGCGACAGCATCGCCGATGTGCTGGACTCCACGACCTTATCCAACCTGATCACCTTTAAGGAAGAGACGCACACGGATAATTATATGTTTTATATTTAA
- a CDS encoding DUF1796 family putative cysteine peptidase, with protein MHLKELRRTYDAVFSLGCTCLTATQLKRAGLRKESGPFDWMYSYGLSHINKVLRNEFDSYMEPENLIAEGLDYHHVNYLVRDREYGLVSAHDFSIEHNTPADLSAAYPEFRERTDRRTTRMLERLQSSKSILFVRVGGERNEIIELEQILQDKVKGDFALLVVNYANEARLWHDDYNLPHTCVVQFPAANEVWKGNNFYWDTVFYQVKLV; from the coding sequence ATGCACCTTAAGGAACTGCGGAGAACTTATGATGCCGTGTTCAGCCTGGGATGTACTTGTCTAACCGCAACGCAGCTTAAACGTGCCGGACTCCGGAAGGAGAGCGGTCCGTTTGACTGGATGTACAGCTACGGGCTGTCCCACATCAACAAGGTTTTACGTAACGAGTTTGACAGTTATATGGAGCCTGAAAATTTGATCGCTGAAGGCCTGGATTACCATCATGTCAACTACCTGGTCCGGGACCGTGAATATGGGTTGGTGTCGGCTCATGACTTCAGCATTGAGCATAATACTCCGGCTGACTTATCCGCCGCTTATCCTGAATTCAGGGAAAGGACCGACAGGAGGACAACGCGGATGCTGGAACGTCTGCAGAGTAGCAAATCCATCCTCTTTGTAAGGGTCGGCGGTGAACGGAATGAAATTATCGAGCTGGAACAGATTCTTCAGGACAAGGTAAAGGGAGATTTCGCGCTGCTTGTGGTTAACTATGCGAATGAAGCTAGATTATGGCATGACGATTATAATTTGCCCCATACCTGTGTAGTACAGTTCCCGGCGGCGAATGAGGTGTGGAAAGGAAATAATTTTTACTGGGATACGGTCTTCTACCAAGTCAAGCTTGTTTGA
- a CDS encoding aspartyl-phosphate phosphatase Spo0E family protein, which produces MEEVILRIEELRLELNKLATYRLLSDPELIDASQRLDELLNQYQRMLQLRNA; this is translated from the coding sequence TTGGAAGAGGTTATTCTGAGAATCGAAGAACTCCGGTTGGAATTGAACAAATTAGCAACGTATAGATTACTCTCCGATCCGGAGTTAATTGACGCTAGTCAACGATTAGACGAGTTGCTTAACCAGTACCAAAGAATGCTTCAGCTTAGAAACGCATAA